Below is a genomic region from Spirosoma radiotolerans.
AGCCATCTTCGGCGGTTCGGTCTCCAGCTTCGCTGGCCGCCGACGATTGCGTATCCGAGTCAGGAGCGGTCCCTTCAGTATCCGCACTTTCTGTTGAAACAAGCGCTTCTTCCTGAGGGTCTGGAGTTGATTCTACGTCTGCCATAGTCTTCGTTGAGTAAAGAAATGTAGTGAAAAGTTTTCCGACGCCGGCTAACCGGACTGTTGATCTTGGGGTAGGGATAGCTTACTCCATGCTATCATCGTCCAGGTCGTCTTCAATAGAATCATCATCCAGATCTTCGTCCAGATCATCCTCATTGAAGTCATCCTCGATGTCGTCCAGATCATCTCCACCATATCCACTGGCGGCACCGGAGCCAAGCTCATCGAAGTCAGCTCCCTCATCGTCGAAGTCATCTTCATCATCGTCGAAGGCGGCTGTTTCTGGATCTGGGTTAAGCATCAGAACGTCTTCGTCCTGATCAAACGCTAGCTGGTTAATCATGGTTTAAAGAGTATAAAAGTTAGTTCATCCCTGTTAACGCGTCTATTTCCCGGAAGGTTTGGCGATTCTAAAAACTTATTCAGATTTACGCCATAACAGTGCATTCCGTTTGTGAGTTACTGGATTATAGTGTGGTATCAGCCATTCATAAACCCGTATAAATGAGACAATACCAACTCCAGCGACTAATTGACCAGCCAATTATACAAACAAGCGACGTAAATCCAACAATCGAGGGTTTTAAGGTATTGGGTGCTTTTAATCCAGCGGCCTGTATTTTCGGGGATGAAGTGCTCCTGTTGCTGCGGGTGGCCGAGGCCCCAAAAGCCGAGCAAGGGACCATCCTGATTCCCCTGATCGAAGAACAGGATGGCGTTCCAACGCTCACCATCAAGCGTTTTCCAGAACCAACCGAACCCTATGACCCACGCGTTGTAGCCATTCAGGGAAAGGTTTACCTTACCTCATTAAGTCACTTGCGGCTAGCCCGCAGCCGCGATGGTATTCACTTTACAATTGACGATAAGCCGTTTCTGTTTCCGGCCCGCATGGATGAATCCTACGGGATTGAAGATGCCCGGATTACATTTCTGGAAGACAAATACTGGATTACCTATACGGCCGTATCAGAACACGGACCAGGCGTAGGTTTAGCCGTTACCACCGACTTCAAAACCGTTGAGCGCATAGGAATGATTTTACCACCACCCAATAAAGACGTGGCCCTGTTTCCGCAAAAAATCAACGGAAAGTATATGTTGCTGCACCGGCCGATGGTGTCAGAAATTGGTAAACCATCCATTTGGCTGGCGGAGTCAGCAGATGGTCTCCATTGGGGAAACCACCGCTTTCTGTTCGGTGGACGGGGCGCATCTGATTTCAACTTCGCCTGGGAAGGTGGTAAGATTGGCGCTGGTCCCGAACCAATCTTAACCGACGAGGGCTGGCTGGTTTGCTACCACGGCGCCGATCAGACTCACGCTTATGCCCTGGCGTTGGCCTTGCTCGACAAAAACGATCCATCAATCGTACTGGATCGATCAGTAGCTCCGCTCCTTACACCCGAGCTTTCCTGGGAACGCGAAGGATTCTTTCCCAATGTCGTCTTTTCCAACGGCTGGATACAGTGGCCGGAAGACAGCGTTAAAGCCGGAAAAATCTGGGTATACTACGGTGCAGCCGATTCGGGTGTCGGGCTGGCCGAATTGAGTAAGGAGTAATCACCACGCGCGGTTGCGCTGATCCAGCCATATACGCAACCCAATACCTACTTAAGGTGGGTATTGGGTTGCGTACGTACAAAAAAAGGACGCAGCTAACTATTCGTATAAAAAATTGAAAGTATCTTATAAGTAATAGGCTGATTAACAGACGGAGTTTCACTAGCGATGGCTTTTTTGTAGTTTACATTAGTTTTTAACTCTCCTCCTTTGATGAAACACTTGAATCAACTTTTAC
It encodes:
- a CDS encoding glycoside hydrolase family 130 protein produces the protein MRQYQLQRLIDQPIIQTSDVNPTIEGFKVLGAFNPAACIFGDEVLLLLRVAEAPKAEQGTILIPLIEEQDGVPTLTIKRFPEPTEPYDPRVVAIQGKVYLTSLSHLRLARSRDGIHFTIDDKPFLFPARMDESYGIEDARITFLEDKYWITYTAVSEHGPGVGLAVTTDFKTVERIGMILPPPNKDVALFPQKINGKYMLLHRPMVSEIGKPSIWLAESADGLHWGNHRFLFGGRGASDFNFAWEGGKIGAGPEPILTDEGWLVCYHGADQTHAYALALALLDKNDPSIVLDRSVAPLLTPELSWEREGFFPNVVFSNGWIQWPEDSVKAGKIWVYYGAADSGVGLAELSKE